Genomic window (Candidatus Latescibacterota bacterium):
ATCAAAGACGAGATCTCAGAGATGTCGGGACGCTCCGTATCGTACGGCACGCTGTACAGCTACCTCGACCAGCTCTATCGCAAAAACCTGGTCAACAAGCGATCCGGTGACCCCAGCCCCGAGCGAGGCGGCCGTAGAAAGATATTCTACAATGTCACAAAAAAGGGCATGGCAGCACTTAAGGCGGCCCACGAGCTGAGTAATTCGGTCTGGACCGACGCCACGGAACTTCTCAAGTAAGGAACTTACGCCACGATGAACGATAAACGACACAACCCTCCCCGACTCGCAGAGCGGATCCTCGCCCACGTCGCCTCGACGACCGAGCCTGCTGCCCTGCTCGGTGACCTCGAGGAAGAGTTCTGCCGCCGCGCCGAAATGGATTCGATTAAAGCAGCAAAAGCCTGGTACTGGCAGCAGATCATGAGGTCGATCCCGCCATTCACCGTCAATTCAACCGTCTGGAGCATGATAATGATCTCGAATTACATCAAGGTAGCCATTCGCAATATGACCCGTCACAAGACCTACACAATCATCAACCTTGCCGGGCTGGCCATCGGCATAGCCTGCAGCGTGCTGATGCTGATGTGGGTGGCCGACGAACTGAGCTTCGACCGCTTTCACAGCAAGTCAGATCGCATTTACAGGCTCCTTGTTGAACCCTACCAGGCTTCCGGAAAACCCCTGGCGGTCTCTGCCCCGATCCTCGCGGGGAAGATGCAGGATGAATTCCCCGAGGTCGAAAATGCTGTCAGGATGAGAAACAGCAGCACTTTGCTGATGTCGGCCGGCGAGAGTAAGTTCTATGAGAGCTCCGGGATCCTTGCCGACCCGTCATTCTTTGAGATATTCGATTTTCCGTTCATCAAGGGGGATCCGGCCACCGCACTGACAGACCTTTACTCGATCGTGCTGACCGAATCGCTGGCGGAGAAGTATTTCGGCAAGGAAAATCCTATAGGAAAGACAGTCAGGATCAATAACAAAACAGACTTCCTGGTGACCGGCGTCATCGCAGACATTCCAGGCAACTCCCACCTGCGATTTGGATTTGTCAGGCCATTCGACCTCCTCAAAGAGGCGGGCCGCGATTTTGAAGACTGGGGCGCTGTCTCATACCACACCTACGCTCTTCTCTATGAGAATGCTTCTCCAGCGGCAGTCGACGAAAAACTTATCGCGCTGATCAACCGCGAGGAGCCGGACCGCACGGTCAATTATTACCTGCAGCCCCTCAAAGAGACTCACCTGCATTCCGATTTCGTTTTTGACAACGCGGTCACAGGCAATATCCTCTATGTATATATCTTCAGCGCGGGTGCCATTTTCATACTCCTTATCGCCTGCATCAACTTCATGAACCTCGCCACGGCAAGGTCCGGCATACGCGCCCGTGAAGTGGGGATGCGCAAGGTCGTCGGCGCCGCGAGGTCAGACATCATCAGGCAGTTCTTCGGCGAATCGATACTCGCTTCGATGATTGCGCTGGCAGTCGCCATTGCGCTGATACAGACGACACTACCATTTTTCAACGAATTATCCGGAAAAGAACTGGCGTTCAACCTCCTCGCCACCCCGCAGCTCGCATTTGGGCTGCTGGCGCTGACGCTCGTGACCGGCCTCATATCGGGCAGCTACCCGGCCCTCTTTCTCTCGTCATTCAAACCGGTGAAGGTCCTGAAAGGTTCGCGGGGGTCCACGGGCAGCGGTTCAAAATTCCGCAGGGTCCTGGTAGTATTGCAGTTCTCTCTGACCATCATCCTGATCATCGGCACGATGGTCGTTCACCAGCAGCTCGGGCACATAAGATCGAGGGAACTCGGATACGACAGCGATCACATCATCGTCATGCCGATGAGAGGTGAGATCAGAACCCAACACGAGACGCTGAAAGAAGAGCTCATAAAGGATCCGGCCATATTGAGCGTGACGGCAGCGTCGAGTATCCCCACAAATATCTCCATCAGCGCTTCCAGCGGTACCTGGGAGGGCAAGCCCGAAGACGTCAGCGTCCAGATTCATATAAATACAGTAGATTACAGCTATCTCGAGACATTCAAAATGGAGATGGCATCCGGGGAGTTCTTCTCGAAAGACCGCACGACAGACGCCGATAACTTCGTCGTGAATGAAGCAGCCGTTGCGGCCATGGGACTCAGCGATCCGATAGGCGCCGGGTTCGACATCCTCGGCTCTGAGGAAAGCACGATAATCGGGGTCGTAAAGGATTTCAACTACGAATCGGCCCGCACGAATATCGAACCTATGGTCATGGTCATCGCCGACCAGTGGAAACGCTACGTCTGTGTCCGCATAAATGGCAACGACATCAGTGGGGCGATCAGCACGATGGAAAGTAACTGGAAAGATCTCGCGCCGGCCTTCCCATTCGAGTATTCGTTCCTCGACGAACGCATCGATGCCCTCTACCGCGCCGAGCAGCGGATGATGACATTGTTCAATTACTTCACCGGGCTGGCGATGTTCATAGCATGTCTCGGACTGTTCGGGATGGCATCGTTCACCGCGGAGCGGCGCACGAAAGAGATCGGGATCAGAAAGGCCCTTGGAGCCTCGGAGACCGACATCGTGAAGCTGCTGTCGATGGAGTTCTCGAAGCTGGTGCTTCTGGCGAATGTCATCGCGTGGCCGGTCGCATGGCTGGCGATGAACCGCTGGCTGCAGTCGTTTGCCTACAGGGTCGACCTGTCGATCTGGGTGTTCGCCGCGGCCGGGGCTGCCGCATTTGCGGTGGCATTTCTGACGGTGGCGTCACAGGCGATAAAGGCTGCCGTGACAAGACCTGTGGAGGCGCTGAAGTATGAATAGGCAGGATCAGAGATGATGGAGAGGCGACTTAAACCTCCAGCTCTCGCGGTGCGTATCCTCGCCCATATCGCCTCTACGACCGAGCCAGCGTCGCTGCTGGGTGACATCGAGGAGGAATTCCGATATCGAGCTACGACCGATTCGCCGGCAAAGGCTAAAGCCTGGTACTGGCTGCAGATCCTGAGGTCTGTTGGACCGTTCATCATCAATTCAACCGTATGGAGTGTAATAATGCTGTCAAGTTACCTGAAAGTGGCTGTCCGTAACATGACCCGGCACAAGAGTTACACATTGATCAACCTGTCAGGCCTCGCCATCGGCATAGCCTGCAGCGTGCTGATGCTGATGTGGGTCGCCGACGAACTGAGCTTTGACCGTTTTCACAGCAGGGCCGATCGCATTCACAGGGTCCTTCTCGACCCGCTCGGCGCATCGGACAAGCACGAAGCGGTCTCCCCCCCACCCCTTGCCGCAAAGATGAAGAGCAGTTTCCCCGAGGTTGAAAACGCCTTCAGGATGGCGAGCCATGGCGGGAAGCTGATGATAGTCAGTGATATGAAGTTCAACGAAAGTGGCGGGATCATGGCCGACCCCGAGATCTTTGAGATATTCGATTTCCATTTCATAAAGGGTGATCCTGCTAACGTTCTCACCGACATTCACTCGGTCGTACTGAGCAAGTCGCTCGCGGAGAAGTATTTTGGAACGGAGAACCCTATCGGAGAGACCATCAATTTCAACAATAGTACAGATTTCACAGTGACCGGAGTGTTCACCGATGTACCGGAGAACTCACACCTGCGCTTTTCATTCGTCAGACCGTTCGAGCTGCTGGCAGAGAGTGGGCGCGATCTCGATAACTGGGGTGACATCTCATTTCACACATACGTGCTTCTGAGCGATAACGCCTCACCAGAGGTGGTTGACGCAAAGATAAAGACCCTCATCGAGGCTGAGACCAACGGGCACAACATGTACTATCTCCAGCCTCTGACCGAAATCCACCTCCATTCCGATTTCAATTTCGACAACGCGGTCACGGGCAATGTCCTTTACGTGTATATCTTCAGCGCGGGAGCCGTTTTCATACTACTGATCGCCTGCATCAACTTCATGAATCTCGCTACGGCGAGATCTGGCATCCGCGCCCGCGAAGTGGGAATGCGCAAGGTCGTAGGAGCAGCGAGGGCCGACATCGTCAGGCAGTTCTTTGGCGAATCGATAATGTCATCGATGATCGCGACTGTACTTGCTGTGATCCTCATACAGATGGCGCTTCCAGTCTTTAACGAGTTATCGGGCAAGAGTCTCGCGCTCGGCTCCTCGGGCATGGGGCATTGGAGCATTCTGGCTGGTGGATTATTTCTACTGGCCCTTCTTACCGGCATCATCTCGGGCAGCTACCCCGCACTGTTCCTTTCATCCTTTCACCCGGCGAAGGTCCTGAAGAGTGCACGCAGTGCCGGAACCGGCGGATCGGGGTTCCGCAAAGGCCTGGTGGTCCTGCAGTTCTCCCTCACGATCATCCTGCTCATAGGGACAATGGTCGTACACCGGCAGCTGGGGTACATCAGGTCGATGGACCTCGGGTACGACAGCGAGCATATCGTCGTGATGCCGATGAGAAGCGGGGAGATTCGGAAAAGGTTCAAAACGCTTAAAACGGAGTTTCAGGGACTGCCAGGAGTCAAAAACGTCACCTTCGCGTCAGCCATACTGACAAATATAGGCAGCGGCACATCGGGCGCCTGGTGGGAAGGCAAGCCGGACGACGTGAGGCTGCAGATCCAGGCCGCGTCGGTCGACCCCGACTACCTGGAGACATTCGGGATGGAAATGGCGGTGGGTGAGTTCTTCGAGCCGGATGAGGCCGCGCAGGACACGCCATTCGGAGGAAACGCCGCAGAGCCTCTTGCCACAGATGGCGCCGATGGCGAGACTCCACCGGAGGTCCATTTCGTGGTAAACGAAGCTGCTGTAAGGGCAATGGGGCTTGCGGATCCCGTCGGGTGGCCGTTCAAGGCGATGGGCGCTGAGAACGGAAAGATCATCGGCGTGGTTCGCGACTTCAACTATAAGTCGGCACACAGCAGCATCGATCCCCTGTTCATGATAAGCGCTCCAGAGGGGTTTTATTATGTATGCGTAAGGATGGACGGGGCTGATATCCCAGGCACTATCGCCTCGATGGAAAAGAGCTGGAAGGCGTTCGCCCCACAGTTCACCTTCGACTATTCTTTTATGGACGAAAGGCTGGACGCCCTGTACCGGACCGAACAGCGCATGGTGAAGCTGTTCAACTACTTCACCTTCCTCGCAATCTTCATCGCCTGCCTGGGACTCTTCGGGATGGCTTCCTTTACCGCTGAACGACGCACGAAAGAGATCGGGATCAGGAAAGCACTCGGCGCCTCGATCGGCGACATCGTGCGGCTGCTCTCGATGGAATTCACGCGCCTGGTACTTCTGGCGAATGTCATCGCCTGGCCGATCGCGTGGCTGGCGATGAACCGCTGGCTGCAGTCGTTCGCCTTCCGGGTCGACCTGTCGATATGGCTGTTCGCCGCGGCCGGGGCAGCTGCCTTTGTGGTGGCATTTCTAACGGTGGCGTCGCAGGCGATAAAGGCAGCTGTGACTAGGCCCGTGGAGGCGCTGAAGTATGAGTAGGGAGCTTTCCGTGCCTAGCGGACCGGATTCAACTTATCCTGAGCTCATTCATACCTGATGTTTTTTATAGGGTTCGCGATAGCCGCGGCTATGGCCCTGTGACTCACCGTCACAAGGGCGAGCGCCAGCCCGACCGACACGGACAGCAACGGCATCCAGAGGGAGAGACTCGCCCGGTAGGCAAAGTTCTCGAGCCAGCGATCCATGATCATCCAGGCAAGAGGGCAGGCTATGATGTTTGCGACCAATACGAGCCAGGTGATCCTGCGGGAAAGAAGTACCAGGATGTCTCCCGTCGAAGCACCCAGCACTTTGCGGATCCCGATTTCTTTGGTTCTCTGCTCTGCCGAGAACGAAACGAGTCCATAGAGTCCCAGGCAGGCGATCACGATTGACAGCACAAAAAAGGTCAGCATTATACGCCCGGTATTCATCTCATTTTTATAAAGGGCGTCGAAGTCGTCGTTGAGGAATGAATACTCGAATATCCCTTCATCCCCAAAATTGTTCCAGGCCTTACGGACACTATTGACTACTGCGGCAGGATCCGTTTCTCCCAGCCTCAAACTTACAAAATAGCCCGGCCTTGCACCCAGATACCTGACCATCAAGGGCCCGATCTTGTGATGGAGCGAATAGAAATTGAAATCCTCGAGGACTCCGATGATCGTAACGAATTCTCCCTGGTACGGACCATAAAAATCCTTGAGGAAACGCTTGCCGACAGGATCTTCGAGGCCAAGCATCTCAGCAGCAGTCTCGTTTATCACCACGGCCGAACTCTTGTCCGATTCGATATCATCAGAGAAGAACCTTCCACGCGACATATTCACTCCGAATACTTCGGCAAACCTGGAATCCGAATCGACCGTATATATGTAATTCTCATCGTCGCTGGCCGCGCCCTCAAGCGTGTATCTGTTGTCATCGAAATGTCTTCCCGGCAAGGTGTTACTATTTGAGACTGCCATCACTCCAGGGATCCTGCCGAGTTCCTGGATGAAAGCATCCAGTCGGTCGCCCAGCAAACGCGCCCGGTGGACCACAAGTACCCGGTCCTTATCGAACCCGAGCCTCGCGGAGGTGAGATATTTCGACTGGCTATAAATAACAAACGCGCTGAGAAGGATAACCGTGGCGACAGTATACTGGAAGATGACCAGCCCATCCCTCGTCCTGCTCCTGAATGTTCCCCGGGCCATACCCGACTTGATGGCCTCTGCCGGCTTGAAGGAGGAGAGATAAAACGCGGGATAGGTGCCCGCGATAAGGCCTGATACAATACTGACTATAAACAATGCCGCCAGGTTCAGCGGGGAAAATACTTCACTTGAAGACATCGCCTTGCCGACAAGGCCGTTGAACCCCGGAAGAACGAAGTAGATGAGGCAGGCCGACAGGACAAACGATAAGCCACTCGACAAGATCGACTCTAACAGAAACTGCCTCACCAGCATATTCCTGCCTGCCCCGACGACCTTGCGCACCCCGACTTCCTTTGCCCGCTTTCCCGCCCTGGCAGTCGAAAGATTTATAAAATTCACGCATGCGACAAGAAGGATCAGGAAGGCCACAAGCGAGAAGATATATACATATGTGATGTCACCACTGCCGGGTAGGTCATCGTTTACCCTTGAATCGAGGTGTATTGAAGTGAGGGGTTGAAAATCGAGACGGAATCTTTTCTCAGGACTTTCCATGATCCTGGAGATATCGACCCCGTAAGATTTCATGATATGATCGCCGTAGTTCTTTTCGACGAAAGCCGCCATAAGAGGGTTGAGGGCAACAGGAGATGATCCTTCAACAAGCTTTACGTAGGTCATGACGCTGTTGCTCCCCCAACCACTACTACCCCAGTCGTAATTGAAGATCATATTGTATTGAAGATGAGATTTCCCCGGACAATCCCTGAATACACCGGTCACTTCGTAATCCTTGCCAATAGTCGAGATACCGATAGACCGGCCTATCGGATCCTTGTTACCGAAATATTTCCTGGCGATACTCTCCGATAACACAACGGTCTGTGGCCGGTTGAGAGCCGACGCGGACGACCCTTTCAGAAATTCCACATCGAAAATATCGAAAAAATTGTTGTCCGAAATTATCGATCTCTCTT
Coding sequences:
- a CDS encoding ABC transporter permease; amino-acid sequence: MMERRLKPPALAVRILAHIASTTEPASLLGDIEEEFRYRATTDSPAKAKAWYWLQILRSVGPFIINSTVWSVIMLSSYLKVAVRNMTRHKSYTLINLSGLAIGIACSVLMLMWVADELSFDRFHSRADRIHRVLLDPLGASDKHEAVSPPPLAAKMKSSFPEVENAFRMASHGGKLMIVSDMKFNESGGIMADPEIFEIFDFHFIKGDPANVLTDIHSVVLSKSLAEKYFGTENPIGETINFNNSTDFTVTGVFTDVPENSHLRFSFVRPFELLAESGRDLDNWGDISFHTYVLLSDNASPEVVDAKIKTLIEAETNGHNMYYLQPLTEIHLHSDFNFDNAVTGNVLYVYIFSAGAVFILLIACINFMNLATARSGIRAREVGMRKVVGAARADIVRQFFGESIMSSMIATVLAVILIQMALPVFNELSGKSLALGSSGMGHWSILAGGLFLLALLTGIISGSYPALFLSSFHPAKVLKSARSAGTGGSGFRKGLVVLQFSLTIILLIGTMVVHRQLGYIRSMDLGYDSEHIVVMPMRSGEIRKRFKTLKTEFQGLPGVKNVTFASAILTNIGSGTSGAWWEGKPDDVRLQIQAASVDPDYLETFGMEMAVGEFFEPDEAAQDTPFGGNAAEPLATDGADGETPPEVHFVVNEAAVRAMGLADPVGWPFKAMGAENGKIIGVVRDFNYKSAHSSIDPLFMISAPEGFYYVCVRMDGADIPGTIASMEKSWKAFAPQFTFDYSFMDERLDALYRTEQRMVKLFNYFTFLAIFIACLGLFGMASFTAERRTKEIGIRKALGASIGDIVRLLSMEFTRLVLLANVIAWPIAWLAMNRWLQSFAFRVDLSIWLFAAAGAAAFVVAFLTVASQAIKAAVTRPVEALKYE
- a CDS encoding PadR family transcriptional regulator; translated protein: IKDEISEMSGRSVSYGTLYSYLDQLYRKNLVNKRSGDPSPERGGRRKIFYNVTKKGMAALKAAHELSNSVWTDATELLK
- a CDS encoding ABC transporter permease; this encodes MGQNPPRLAKKLLGLFASSTEKQTISGDLEEYYHEIRREHGAGRASRAYWSQALSASLYLAFNSFIWSITMLRSYLILALRKLKKDKVYSIINISGLAIGLACSFLIAMWVIDETSYDRYQPDADRIYRVKILRGEEERVQVATPVLLAEALETDLADVTDAALVYSINRKLSVQCGEKFFLEERSIISDNNFFDIFDVEFLKGSSASALNRPQTVVLSESIARKYFGNKDPIGRSIGISTIGKDYEVTGVFRDCPGKSHLQYNMIFNYDWGSSGWGSNSVMTYVKLVEGSSPVALNPLMAAFVEKNYGDHIMKSYGVDISRIMESPEKRFRLDFQPLTSIHLDSRVNDDLPGSGDITYVYIFSLVAFLILLVACVNFINLSTARAGKRAKEVGVRKVVGAGRNMLVRQFLLESILSSGLSFVLSACLIYFVLPGFNGLVGKAMSSSEVFSPLNLAALFIVSIVSGLIAGTYPAFYLSSFKPAEAIKSGMARGTFRSRTRDGLVIFQYTVATVILLSAFVIYSQSKYLTSARLGFDKDRVLVVHRARLLGDRLDAFIQELGRIPGVMAVSNSNTLPGRHFDDNRYTLEGAASDDENYIYTVDSDSRFAEVFGVNMSRGRFFSDDIESDKSSAVVINETAAEMLGLEDPVGKRFLKDFYGPYQGEFVTIIGVLEDFNFYSLHHKIGPLMVRYLGARPGYFVSLRLGETDPAAVVNSVRKAWNNFGDEGIFEYSFLNDDFDALYKNEMNTGRIMLTFFVLSIVIACLGLYGLVSFSAEQRTKEIGIRKVLGASTGDILVLLSRRITWLVLVANIIACPLAWMIMDRWLENFAYRASLSLWMPLLSVSVGLALALVTVSHRAIAAAIANPIKNIRYE
- a CDS encoding ABC transporter permease; translated protein: MNDKRHNPPRLAERILAHVASTTEPAALLGDLEEEFCRRAEMDSIKAAKAWYWQQIMRSIPPFTVNSTVWSMIMISNYIKVAIRNMTRHKTYTIINLAGLAIGIACSVLMLMWVADELSFDRFHSKSDRIYRLLVEPYQASGKPLAVSAPILAGKMQDEFPEVENAVRMRNSSTLLMSAGESKFYESSGILADPSFFEIFDFPFIKGDPATALTDLYSIVLTESLAEKYFGKENPIGKTVRINNKTDFLVTGVIADIPGNSHLRFGFVRPFDLLKEAGRDFEDWGAVSYHTYALLYENASPAAVDEKLIALINREEPDRTVNYYLQPLKETHLHSDFVFDNAVTGNILYVYIFSAGAIFILLIACINFMNLATARSGIRAREVGMRKVVGAARSDIIRQFFGESILASMIALAVAIALIQTTLPFFNELSGKELAFNLLATPQLAFGLLALTLVTGLISGSYPALFLSSFKPVKVLKGSRGSTGSGSKFRRVLVVLQFSLTIILIIGTMVVHQQLGHIRSRELGYDSDHIIVMPMRGEIRTQHETLKEELIKDPAILSVTAASSIPTNISISASSGTWEGKPEDVSVQIHINTVDYSYLETFKMEMASGEFFSKDRTTDADNFVVNEAAVAAMGLSDPIGAGFDILGSEESTIIGVVKDFNYESARTNIEPMVMVIADQWKRYVCVRINGNDISGAISTMESNWKDLAPAFPFEYSFLDERIDALYRAEQRMMTLFNYFTGLAMFIACLGLFGMASFTAERRTKEIGIRKALGASETDIVKLLSMEFSKLVLLANVIAWPVAWLAMNRWLQSFAYRVDLSIWVFAAAGAAAFAVAFLTVASQAIKAAVTRPVEALKYE